The proteins below are encoded in one region of Candidatus Palauibacter soopunensis:
- a CDS encoding metal-dependent transcriptional regulator has product MKAGPADPSRAVEDYLKAVYKLQQAGDPVSTTALAEELDRSAASVTNMVKSLATQGLLRHTPYRGVLLTAAGRAAALRIIRRHRVIELYLIERLGFSWEDVHAEAERLEHAASEALIDCMAQALGEPSIDPHGSPIPTRDGELEHTEWIPLAELKRGRGVVREVSDQSPRTLRELAALGLFPGTRIRCLGERADGVARLEVDDRSFDVEPVLARAVFVERES; this is encoded by the coding sequence GTGAAAGCCGGACCCGCGGACCCGAGCCGGGCGGTCGAAGACTACCTGAAGGCCGTCTACAAGCTCCAGCAGGCAGGCGACCCCGTGTCCACGACGGCGCTGGCCGAGGAACTCGATCGCTCCGCGGCGTCCGTCACGAACATGGTCAAGAGCCTGGCGACGCAGGGGCTTCTCCGGCACACGCCATACCGGGGGGTGCTCCTCACGGCCGCGGGCAGGGCGGCGGCGCTGCGGATCATCCGCAGACACCGGGTGATCGAACTGTACCTGATCGAGAGACTCGGCTTCTCCTGGGAGGACGTGCACGCCGAGGCCGAGCGTCTCGAGCACGCCGCCTCGGAAGCGCTCATCGACTGCATGGCGCAGGCGTTGGGGGAACCGTCGATCGACCCGCACGGAAGTCCGATCCCGACGCGCGACGGCGAACTCGAGCACACCGAGTGGATCCCCCTCGCCGAGTTGAAGAGAGGGCGCGGCGTCGTGCGCGAGGTCTCCGACCAGAGTCCGCGGACGCTGCGGGAACTCGCCGCGCTCGGGCTCTTCCCGGGTACGCGCATACGGTGTCTGGGCGAGCGGGCGGACGGCGTCGCCCGTCTCGAAGTGGACGACCGTTCCTTCGACGTCGAGCCCGTCCTCGCGCGCGCCGTCTTCGTCGAACGCGAGTCCTAG
- a CDS encoding PHP domain-containing protein: MHSTASDGTVAPADVARAAADAGLDGFSLTDHDTTQGLAEAETAARALRLRFLPGAELSANEPGRSVHLLAYGFDVADPDLQAFLSRYREDRLRRAREIVERLQAAGAAVTWDDVERQAGAAAPTRAHVGRAVVACGAASDINDAFRRYLSRGRPAFVGKEPTPPSVVFDCVHAAGGVVCLAHPGTMHGEDDVRRWASEGLDGVEVVHPANSPAVQSRMNALAGELGLLRCGGSDWHGPDAGRRGVPGWAHVPMRWLEEIGRRSCRKTDAAARLRA; this comes from the coding sequence ATGCACTCGACCGCCAGCGATGGAACGGTCGCGCCGGCCGACGTGGCCCGGGCCGCGGCGGACGCCGGCCTCGACGGGTTTTCCCTGACGGACCACGACACGACGCAGGGACTCGCCGAGGCGGAGACGGCGGCGCGAGCACTCCGTCTCCGCTTCCTGCCGGGGGCGGAGTTGTCGGCGAACGAACCCGGCCGGTCCGTGCACCTCCTGGCATACGGGTTCGATGTGGCCGATCCCGACCTGCAGGCCTTCCTCTCCCGCTATCGCGAGGATCGGCTGCGGCGCGCACGCGAGATCGTCGAACGGCTGCAGGCGGCGGGAGCCGCCGTGACCTGGGATGATGTCGAACGTCAGGCGGGCGCGGCGGCCCCCACCCGGGCCCACGTGGGCCGGGCGGTCGTGGCCTGTGGGGCGGCGTCCGATATCAACGACGCGTTCCGGCGCTACCTGTCGCGCGGGCGTCCCGCCTTCGTCGGCAAGGAACCGACGCCGCCGAGTGTCGTATTCGATTGCGTACACGCGGCGGGCGGCGTCGTCTGCCTCGCGCACCCGGGCACGATGCACGGCGAGGATGACGTCCGCCGCTGGGCGAGCGAGGGCCTGGATGGCGTCGAGGTCGTCCACCCCGCGAATTCCCCGGCCGTGCAGAGCCGCATGAACGCTCTCGCCGGCGAACTCGGTTTGCTTCGCTGCGGCGGTTCGGACTGGCACGGACCCGACGCGGGCCGGCGGGGTGTTCCCGGATGGGCGCACGTGCCCATGCGCTGGCTGGAAGAGATCGGGCGGCGGTCGTGCCGGAAGACCGATGCGGCAGCCCGCCTGAGGGCCTGA
- a CDS encoding M20/M25/M40 family metallo-hydrolase has product MMMSKDRAVSELSGEGLDACVRFLQRLIRTQSMPGEEGELAMLVAAEMRALGYDEVEHDAAGNVIGLLRGTGDAPSVMFNTHLDHVDAGDPADWPHDPYGGEIHDGLLWGRGAIDIKGPLAAQVHGIARLIAAGQRPPGDVYVTGTVQEEVGGLGARYMADTLRPDLVLIGEPSRNEVRRGHRGRIELRVRVRGKMAHASMTDIGRNPLTVLGRFLAALEDVDLAYDPDLGTCSIAPTLIGTDQTSGNVIPGLAEVTLDCRTVTGQDAASLREQLLPVLRACEIEGSSSDILIPQHERSSYAGYEMTYPADNPALSLPADHDAVRTAVEVLAGPLGAEPPVDIWDFATDGGHFGLAGMTVVGFGPGDDRLAHTVNEHIVIDELATGIRGNAALAFRWPAQYASAA; this is encoded by the coding sequence ATGATGATGTCAAAAGACCGCGCCGTTTCGGAGTTGTCCGGCGAGGGACTCGACGCCTGCGTCCGTTTTCTTCAGCGGCTCATCCGCACGCAGTCGATGCCCGGCGAAGAAGGCGAACTGGCGATGCTCGTCGCCGCGGAGATGCGCGCGCTCGGCTACGACGAAGTCGAGCATGACGCGGCGGGCAACGTCATCGGTCTCCTCCGGGGAACCGGCGACGCCCCCTCGGTGATGTTCAACACCCACCTCGACCACGTGGACGCCGGGGATCCGGCGGACTGGCCCCATGATCCCTATGGCGGCGAGATACACGACGGCCTCCTGTGGGGGCGGGGCGCGATCGACATCAAGGGACCGCTCGCGGCGCAGGTGCACGGCATCGCCCGCCTCATCGCCGCCGGGCAGCGCCCTCCGGGCGACGTCTATGTGACGGGCACGGTTCAGGAAGAAGTCGGTGGTCTCGGCGCCCGCTACATGGCGGACACGCTGCGCCCCGACCTGGTCCTGATCGGCGAGCCCAGCCGGAACGAGGTCCGTCGCGGACACCGGGGCCGGATCGAACTCCGCGTCCGGGTGCGGGGGAAGATGGCTCACGCGTCGATGACCGACATCGGCCGCAACCCGCTGACGGTGCTCGGCCGGTTCCTCGCGGCGCTGGAAGACGTCGACCTCGCGTACGATCCCGATCTGGGCACCTGCTCGATCGCCCCGACGCTCATCGGGACCGACCAGACGAGCGGTAACGTCATCCCCGGCCTGGCGGAAGTCACGCTCGACTGCCGCACCGTGACCGGGCAGGACGCGGCCTCGCTGCGGGAACAACTCCTTCCGGTGCTGCGCGCGTGCGAGATCGAGGGGTCGAGCAGCGACATCCTGATCCCGCAGCACGAGCGCTCGAGCTATGCGGGATACGAGATGACGTATCCGGCCGACAACCCGGCCCTTTCGCTACCCGCCGACCACGACGCGGTCCGCACGGCGGTCGAGGTCCTGGCCGGCCCGCTCGGGGCCGAGCCGCCCGTCGACATATGGGACTTCGCGACCGACGGCGGACACTTCGGGCTCGCGGGCATGACCGTGGTCGGCTTCGGACCCGGAGACGATCGGCTGGCCCACACCGTCAACGAGCATATCGTGATCGACGAACTGGCGACGGGCATCCGCGGCAACGCGGCCCTCGCGTTCCGCTGGCCGGCCCAGTACGCAAGTGCGGCCTGA
- a CDS encoding MBL fold metallo-hydrolase, with protein MSRTKRSRMRSAVTSGLLVVCLALALTACGPGEAASGAAETPGAGETVPSAAGTAVGGADLSTGTHVVLLGTGTPNPEPEASGPATAVLVDGRAYIVDAGVGLVRRAAEAADRYGAEGLTAARLDIAFLTHLHSDHTIGLPDLIHTPWVAEREAPLKLFGPDGTAAMAAHLTAAWEADIENRLSGAQPATPDGWRVEAVEIDPGVVYEDERVRVTAFAVPHTGWPEAYGFRFDGGGRSVVISGDTAPTEAIVEICAGCDVLVHEVYSATTFRDRPPEWQSYHAQAHTSTVELAALAVRARPGILVLHHQLGWGATPEEMVAEIRAAGYDGPLAYGRDLDVY; from the coding sequence ATGTCCCGCACGAAGCGAAGCCGCATGCGTTCGGCCGTGACCTCCGGCCTGCTCGTTGTCTGTCTCGCGCTGGCGCTTACGGCGTGCGGCCCGGGGGAGGCTGCATCCGGCGCCGCCGAAACCCCCGGTGCTGGTGAAACGGTGCCGTCCGCCGCGGGCACCGCGGTTGGAGGCGCCGATCTCTCCACGGGGACGCACGTCGTGTTGCTGGGGACGGGGACGCCCAATCCGGAGCCGGAGGCATCGGGCCCCGCCACCGCGGTACTCGTCGACGGACGGGCCTACATCGTGGACGCCGGCGTGGGTCTCGTACGACGCGCGGCGGAGGCGGCCGACCGCTACGGAGCCGAGGGCCTCACGGCGGCGCGGCTGGACATCGCCTTCCTCACTCATCTGCACAGCGATCACACGATCGGGTTGCCGGACCTGATCCACACGCCGTGGGTGGCCGAGCGGGAGGCGCCGCTGAAGCTGTTCGGCCCCGACGGGACGGCGGCGATGGCCGCGCACCTGACGGCCGCGTGGGAGGCGGACATCGAGAACCGGCTCAGCGGCGCGCAGCCGGCGACGCCGGACGGGTGGCGCGTGGAGGCGGTCGAGATCGACCCGGGGGTGGTCTACGAGGACGAGCGCGTCCGCGTGACCGCCTTCGCCGTGCCACATACGGGGTGGCCGGAGGCGTACGGCTTTCGGTTCGACGGTGGGGGGCGCTCGGTCGTGATCTCCGGCGACACGGCTCCGACCGAGGCGATCGTCGAGATCTGCGCGGGGTGCGACGTGCTCGTGCACGAGGTGTACTCGGCGACGACGTTCCGTGACCGTCCGCCGGAATGGCAGTCGTATCACGCCCAGGCCCACACGTCGACCGTCGAACTGGCGGCACTCGCCGTGCGGGCGCGCCCGGGGATCCTCGTCCTGCATCATCAGTTGGGCTGGGGAGCGACACCTGAGGAGATGGTCGCGGAGATTCGCGCCGCCGGCTACGACGGACCGCTCGCCTACGGCCGGGACCTGGACGTGTACTGA
- a CDS encoding carboxypeptidase regulatory-like domain-containing protein has protein sequence MKRRTVAGAALGRRALVASAAFLALHGVSGAGALAAQESHTCEDRAGLRVEVLDATGMVRVSGADVRIRWVDVVRSPVRKGAGDDGHVTFCAPRDATKATVWAETRDGSSEQASVALIPGETSAVELRMLGEDYPGRLEGRVFDAVTNDPITTAAVTVAGRRAAVETDRWGRYILTGIPAGAKEFQVRRMGYEPLDYVVTVKPGLTTQVDIGLVPDPVEMEPLVATTVRSDRLESKGFYERQFWGEMLGVGEFLTPEYLERWRPIRMSQLLEQHTMLRPRLVRAGRTSGTFGECLQVYLDNINVSNLDDGSVNNFPLNSVVLPSEVAGVEVYRASTSLPDGLMRFGVGRCALVLIWTR, from the coding sequence ATGAAGCGGCGGACAGTTGCGGGTGCGGCATTGGGGCGACGGGCTCTCGTGGCTTCGGCGGCGTTCCTGGCGCTTCACGGCGTGTCGGGCGCCGGGGCGTTGGCGGCTCAGGAGTCGCACACGTGTGAGGATCGCGCCGGGCTCCGCGTCGAAGTGCTGGACGCGACGGGAATGGTGCGGGTGAGCGGCGCCGACGTGCGGATTCGCTGGGTCGACGTGGTCCGCAGTCCCGTGCGCAAGGGTGCCGGCGATGACGGCCACGTGACGTTCTGCGCTCCGAGGGACGCCACGAAGGCGACGGTGTGGGCGGAGACCCGCGACGGGTCGAGCGAGCAGGCGTCCGTCGCGCTGATCCCCGGCGAGACGAGCGCGGTCGAACTCCGGATGCTGGGAGAGGACTATCCGGGGCGCCTCGAAGGGCGGGTGTTCGACGCCGTAACGAATGACCCGATCACGACCGCTGCCGTGACCGTGGCCGGTCGCCGGGCCGCCGTCGAGACGGACCGTTGGGGACGGTACATCCTCACGGGCATCCCCGCGGGAGCGAAGGAATTCCAGGTCCGCCGCATGGGGTACGAACCCCTCGACTACGTCGTCACGGTCAAACCGGGACTCACCACGCAGGTGGACATCGGCCTCGTTCCGGACCCCGTCGAGATGGAGCCTCTCGTGGCGACGACGGTCCGATCGGACAGGCTCGAGAGCAAGGGGTTCTACGAGCGGCAGTTTTGGGGCGAGATGCTCGGTGTCGGCGAATTCCTCACGCCGGAATACCTGGAGCGCTGGCGTCCGATTCGCATGAGCCAGCTGCTCGAGCAACACACGATGCTGCGTCCGCGACTCGTACGCGCGGGCAGGACGTCGGGCACCTTCGGCGAATGCCTTCAGGTGTATCTCGACAACATCAACGTGAGCAATCTCGACGACGGCAGCGTGAACAATTTTCCGCTCAACTCGGTCGTTCTACCCAGCGAGGTCGCCGGCGTCGAGGTGTACCGTGCCTCCACGTCACTCCCGGACGGCCTGATGCGATTCGGGGTCGGGCGGTGCGCCCTCGTCCTGATCTGGACGCGGTAG
- a CDS encoding iron-sulfur cluster assembly accessory protein, translated as MSEIAEATRSAEPIVTLTPEAAAKVREFQAGTDVETVLRVSVIPGGCSGFEYGLDMDTSVREDDFTFESEGVPVVIDPFSAQYLAGLSIGYHSSFQGTGFTFENPNATGSCGCGTSFAV; from the coding sequence ATGAGCGAAATAGCAGAGGCCACGCGGTCGGCCGAACCCATCGTCACGCTGACGCCCGAGGCGGCCGCCAAGGTCAGGGAGTTCCAGGCCGGGACGGACGTCGAGACGGTCCTGAGGGTGAGCGTGATTCCGGGCGGATGCTCCGGCTTCGAATACGGGCTGGACATGGACACATCGGTGCGCGAGGACGATTTCACCTTCGAGTCCGAAGGGGTGCCCGTCGTCATCGATCCGTTCAGCGCGCAGTACCTGGCCGGCCTTTCCATCGGATACCACAGTTCGTTTCAGGGCACGGGGTTCACGTTCGAGAATCCGAACGCGACCGGGAGTTGCGGCTGCGGGACCTCCTTCGCCGTCTAG
- a CDS encoding sodium:solute symporter family protein, protein MPAWLVVFLVTIGYLLASLAIGLASGRHASDSTEGYVAGDRSLNFLVLYFIMGASVFSAFAFLGGPGWAYSRGAAAFYILAYASVGLVPWYFFGPRVAALGRRFGYVTQAELFAHRFDSRAIPAILAVLSVFAFVPYLVIQMKGAGYVFNVVTEGRVPQWAGSAIAYGVVLVYVFRSGVLGVGWTNTFQGMFMMVLAWGLGLYLPAKLHGGVGPMFDAIAAGLPDMLRGPGLGADGQPWSWGAYSSSVAISAFGFSVWPHYFMKIYTARDVDTLKRTVVYYPTFALFLVPILFIGFSGVLAFPGVEPSDAILPTIVTSAQIGLPPLIVGLFCAGALAASMSTGDALLHAAGSVAVRDFWGNLRPGALDDAAQRRWIRLMVILVGAASYGLALIPGLSLVDLLLLSYGFIAQLFPLTVVTFLWRGVTRAGALWGLVTGGGIAFCLDLALRLDLVSAAATAGVHPGIYGMVGNVIVMIAVSRHTARLAPAHVAEFIDR, encoded by the coding sequence ATGCCGGCCTGGCTGGTCGTCTTCCTCGTCACGATCGGATACCTGCTCGCCTCGCTCGCCATCGGGCTCGCCTCCGGCCGCCACGCCTCGGACAGCACGGAGGGTTACGTCGCGGGCGACCGCTCGCTGAACTTCCTCGTCCTCTACTTCATCATGGGCGCCTCGGTGTTCAGCGCGTTCGCCTTCCTCGGCGGGCCGGGCTGGGCCTATTCGCGCGGGGCGGCGGCCTTCTACATCCTCGCTTATGCCTCGGTCGGGCTCGTCCCGTGGTATTTCTTCGGCCCGCGCGTCGCCGCCCTCGGCCGGCGCTTCGGCTACGTCACGCAGGCCGAACTTTTCGCGCACCGCTTCGACAGCCGCGCGATCCCGGCCATCCTCGCGGTCCTCTCCGTCTTCGCCTTCGTCCCCTACCTGGTGATCCAGATGAAGGGGGCGGGATACGTCTTCAACGTGGTGACCGAGGGGCGCGTCCCCCAGTGGGCCGGGTCCGCGATCGCGTACGGGGTCGTCCTCGTCTACGTCTTCCGGAGCGGCGTCCTGGGGGTCGGCTGGACGAACACCTTCCAGGGGATGTTCATGATGGTGCTCGCGTGGGGGCTCGGCCTCTACCTGCCGGCGAAGCTGCACGGGGGTGTGGGGCCCATGTTCGACGCGATCGCGGCCGGGCTTCCGGACATGCTGCGGGGGCCGGGACTCGGGGCGGACGGACAGCCGTGGAGCTGGGGCGCCTACTCGAGTTCCGTCGCCATCTCCGCCTTCGGCTTCAGCGTGTGGCCGCACTATTTCATGAAGATCTACACGGCCCGCGACGTGGACACGCTCAAGCGGACGGTTGTCTACTATCCGACCTTCGCGCTCTTCCTCGTCCCCATCCTCTTCATCGGTTTCTCGGGCGTGCTCGCCTTCCCCGGCGTCGAGCCGTCGGACGCCATCCTGCCCACGATCGTGACGTCGGCGCAGATCGGGCTGCCGCCGCTCATCGTGGGACTCTTCTGCGCCGGTGCGCTCGCAGCCTCGATGTCCACGGGAGACGCGCTCCTGCATGCGGCAGGGTCCGTGGCGGTGCGCGACTTCTGGGGCAACCTTCGGCCGGGCGCGCTCGACGACGCGGCGCAACGGCGCTGGATCCGCCTCATGGTGATCCTCGTGGGCGCCGCCAGCTACGGGCTCGCGCTGATCCCCGGACTCAGCCTCGTGGACCTGCTGCTCCTCAGCTACGGGTTCATCGCGCAGCTCTTCCCGCTGACGGTCGTGACCTTCCTGTGGCGGGGAGTCACGCGCGCGGGGGCGCTGTGGGGTCTGGTGACGGGCGGCGGCATCGCGTTCTGCCTCGATCTGGCCCTGCGGCTGGACCTCGTCTCAGCCGCCGCGACCGCCGGCGTCCACCCCGGCATCTACGGCATGGTCGGAAACGTGATCGTCATGATCGCGGTCTCCCGCCACACCGCGCGCCTCGCCCCCGCGCACGTCGCCGAGTTCATCGACCGCTAG
- a CDS encoding NAD-dependent deacylase produces MEQGQWRKARRLVREARRVIALTGAGISAESGVPTFRDAGGLWRNYRPEELATPEALARDPRTVLEWYAWRRSALAECRPNEGHRALARFFLRRGEAGLVTQNVDGLHTRAALEEAGEDPPEAALPLELHGAVGRDRCEFCEARWPAEPLGDAIPRCSACGGLRRPDVVLFGETLDAGLLDRARRLAERADLCLVVGTSAVVYPAAALPLATREAGGLIMEVNVRRTALTDVAAAALRGEAGTILPALLDPQPAVKAR; encoded by the coding sequence ATGGAACAGGGTCAATGGCGAAAGGCGCGTCGACTCGTGCGCGAAGCCCGGCGTGTGATCGCGCTGACGGGCGCGGGGATTTCGGCTGAATCGGGCGTTCCGACGTTCCGTGACGCCGGCGGGCTGTGGAGGAACTATCGCCCCGAGGAACTCGCCACGCCCGAAGCGCTGGCGCGCGATCCGCGGACCGTGCTCGAGTGGTACGCGTGGCGGCGCTCGGCGCTCGCCGAGTGCCGTCCCAACGAGGGGCACCGGGCGCTCGCGCGCTTCTTCCTGCGGCGCGGAGAGGCCGGACTCGTGACCCAGAACGTCGATGGTCTCCACACGCGCGCCGCGCTCGAAGAAGCGGGAGAGGATCCCCCGGAGGCGGCGCTGCCGCTCGAACTTCACGGCGCCGTGGGTCGCGACCGGTGCGAGTTCTGCGAGGCGCGCTGGCCCGCCGAGCCGCTCGGCGATGCGATCCCCCGGTGTTCCGCGTGCGGGGGTCTCCGGCGACCCGATGTCGTTCTCTTCGGCGAGACACTCGACGCCGGCCTGCTGGACCGCGCGCGCCGGCTGGCGGAGCGGGCCGATCTGTGTCTCGTCGTCGGGACGAGCGCCGTCGTCTACCCGGCCGCCGCGCTTCCGCTCGCGACGCGCGAGGCCGGCGGGCTCATCATGGAGGTCAACGTGCGGCGAACCGCACTCACGGACGTGGCCGCGGCCGCGCTGCGTGGCGAGGCCGGAACGATCCTCCCTGCCCTGCTGGACCCGCAGCCCGCGGTAAAAGCCCGCTAG
- the coaE gene encoding dephospho-CoA kinase (Dephospho-CoA kinase (CoaE) performs the final step in coenzyme A biosynthesis.), with product MPFRVGLTGTVAAGKSAVAGHLAERGATVIDSDELAREIVRPGSPAYARIREAFGSGVISPDGTIDRSSLREAAFADKQARERLEEISHAGIRDLRARRIAEAAAAGVRVIVEEIPLLFEVGLEGDYDMIVVVDAPRAVREARALGSRGWTAEEFAAIDAAQLAASEKRRRADRVLDNRGDPAELDDAARGLWREILRAAGEGGP from the coding sequence ATGCCGTTTCGCGTCGGACTGACCGGCACGGTGGCCGCCGGCAAGAGCGCCGTGGCCGGCCATCTGGCGGAACGCGGCGCCACCGTCATCGACTCCGACGAACTCGCGCGCGAGATCGTGCGTCCGGGATCCCCCGCATACGCCCGCATCCGCGAAGCCTTCGGGAGTGGGGTCATCAGCCCCGACGGGACCATCGATCGATCCTCGCTGCGGGAGGCGGCCTTCGCCGACAAGCAGGCCCGCGAACGCCTCGAAGAGATCTCTCACGCCGGAATCCGTGACCTCCGGGCCCGCCGAATCGCCGAAGCGGCCGCGGCCGGCGTACGCGTGATCGTCGAGGAAATCCCCCTGTTGTTCGAGGTCGGCCTGGAAGGCGACTACGACATGATCGTCGTCGTAGATGCCCCACGGGCGGTGCGCGAGGCGCGGGCGCTCGGGTCCCGAGGCTGGACCGCGGAGGAATTCGCCGCCATCGATGCCGCGCAACTTGCGGCGTCGGAGAAACGGCGTCGGGCCGACCGCGTGCTCGACAACCGGGGCGATCCCGCGGAACTGGATGACGCCGCGCGCGGACTCTGGCGGGAGATCCTCCGGGCAGCCGGCGAGGGCGGGCCTTGA